Proteins encoded in a region of the Streptomyces violaceoruber genome:
- a CDS encoding LuxR family transcriptional regulator, with the protein MANEKLGESLRVLGLDPTACRVYLALLELSPTPLEAIGAATGLSGARLAAAYTTLADTGLASAAAGGADVVAPVPPAAGLEVLARHRAAELEESRIAVGGAFESFRRRRLAAYNDGLVEVVTGEDVGPRMRHAWASAREQIRQFESPPYVHLAGATDDALATLARGVTQRVVYARESLERPGQLENVIEPCIEAGEQARVLPSVPVKLLIIDEAFALVSLSIKDADVHNTMLVVQPCGLLSALAALFEQTWRDAVPLHGPAARPAGLPAADRRLLRLLAGGATDEAAARELGISRRTLFRRLQILMARLGAANRFQLALQAQRAGWL; encoded by the coding sequence ATGGCGAACGAGAAGCTCGGCGAGTCCCTCCGCGTACTGGGGCTCGACCCCACGGCCTGCCGGGTCTACCTGGCCCTGCTGGAGCTGTCCCCCACCCCGCTGGAGGCGATCGGCGCGGCGACCGGCCTGAGCGGTGCCCGGCTCGCCGCGGCGTACACCACGCTGGCGGACACCGGTCTGGCCAGTGCGGCGGCCGGGGGCGCGGACGTCGTGGCGCCGGTGCCGCCCGCGGCGGGCCTGGAGGTGCTCGCACGGCATCGGGCGGCCGAGCTGGAGGAGTCGCGCATCGCCGTCGGGGGCGCGTTCGAGTCGTTCCGTCGTCGGCGCCTCGCCGCCTACAACGACGGCCTCGTCGAGGTCGTCACCGGGGAGGACGTCGGTCCGCGCATGCGCCACGCGTGGGCCAGTGCCCGGGAGCAGATCCGGCAGTTCGAGTCCCCGCCCTACGTCCACCTGGCGGGCGCGACGGACGACGCGCTCGCGACGCTGGCCCGCGGGGTGACCCAGCGCGTCGTCTACGCGCGCGAGTCGCTGGAGCGGCCCGGTCAGCTCGAGAACGTCATCGAACCGTGTATCGAGGCGGGTGAGCAGGCCAGGGTGCTGCCGTCGGTGCCGGTCAAGCTGCTGATCATCGACGAGGCGTTCGCGCTGGTGTCGTTGTCGATCAAGGACGCGGACGTGCACAACACCATGCTGGTGGTGCAGCCCTGCGGTCTGCTCTCCGCGCTGGCGGCGCTGTTCGAACAGACCTGGCGCGACGCCGTCCCGCTGCACGGTCCCGCCGCCCGCCCCGCCGGGCTCCCGGCGGCCGACCGTCGGCTGCTGCGGCTTCTGGCCGGCGGCGCGACCGACGAGGCCGCCGCCCGCGAGCTGGGAATCAGCCGACGCACGCTGTTCCGGCGGCTCCAGATCCTCATGGCCCGCCTCGGCGCCGCGAACCGCTTCCAGTTGGCCCTGCAGGCCCAGCGCGCGGGCTGGCTGTGA